From Xyrauchen texanus isolate HMW12.3.18 chromosome 9, RBS_HiC_50CHRs, whole genome shotgun sequence, the proteins below share one genomic window:
- the amer3 gene encoding uncharacterized protein amer3 — protein MDLSKSEDSSDDSKCSNKNAAHGQRKYTGGHKPHNTPNTGFVSNNESPCSLPMPDILKTLSSSLSGTLSEGNGYLLSSVKRSRTHDCVRGMGLQQTESPGYKDGTNQHHHNKLVTSVSFSGFEAPLRLLRENRETSGSSHEIIDYRNLTPQVTFVPCIAKSIPKKRISLRKPRKTIKDLFVHKRHKHEKAMLPCGVESENVPTLIRTKKSFKHRERASTGSMYDCDLSETFSDSSGEYSSNVCEDAASLKSFGSQAGCGEIFADEECLISLDHDKATCEPQRQSPTVTGFQGGKECLASPAHLLDMFGVWETLNGTILFGQSSRSSGNATETTTPTAKSPSTTKPGNVSTNPPRPVESKIGEPNTELIIPKSDNQENFSDEGYCDYFSPGFEDHSKGSLTPDHSNKFPSDTCSGDALYELFYDPSDAEITPIFDNEIDLTDSIVGQCSDLPLSMYSFHVGAEENLAPPLARDFIGQELVQSKWMGKDCLLKLCDTEISLAMGMVNWLKQRTDKSNPMELRSSQTSSAETGDVCLRCKTQSVGVRKPPRKVPPRTGNSREYMLNVTEKDSTQQGFVVPLIDFPSQFDVNTVMSTLASPESLPKSPTSGACFRIFNIDSPMTPSGDLQSPVVSSPGSGTRSLFVLAINKESLCESCRSSLRTGDKDLYLCRTCISLIEHIKTSDLWACASLPQSKTLIPQPVTRDHLSPASTCGIDSDISIASLVEKCACQLSSIKINFTQKPLRCEKRGVLEPEQWVKWNKEQSHKYLKSKHKKRLMATTEKRLHARHCLRMSSLSEDVHKPSHLETEGLGFDTTNGSDDLVLETYSSCTDIDTSQATWPTCLPLMASTLSEFSCREDHHIHHLNKMEDGNPAKKKHRLRHHRKSAVNSEESFVFSREKKVECRFRMKK, from the coding sequence ATGGATCTATCAAAGAGTGAAGATTCTTCGGATGACAGTAAGTGTTCAAATAAAAATGCTGCACATGGCCAAAGAAAATACACTGGAGGACACAAACCTCACAACACCCCAAATACTGGATTTGTAAGTAACAATGAAAGCCCTTGCTCACTGCCTATGCCAGACATTCTTAAGACACTCTCTTCAAGTCTTAGTGGTACTCTCTCAGAAGGCAATGGATATCTCCTCAGCTCTGTTAAAAGGAGCAGAACCCATGACTGTGTAAGAGGAATGGGGTTGCAGCAGACTGAGAGCCCTGGATACAAAGATGGGACCAACCAGCACCATCACAATAAGCTTGTGACCAGTGTGAGCTTTTCAGGATTTGAGGCGCCTCTACGGCTACTTCGCGAGAATCGAGAAACATCTGGCAGCAGTCATGAAATCATTGATTACCGTAATCTAACACCACAAGTGACCTTTGTGCCCTGCATAGCAAAATCCATTCCTAAAAAGAGGATCTCACTAAGAAAGCCTAGAAAGACTATTAAAGACTTGTTCGTTCACAAAAGACACAAGCATGAGAAAGCTATGTTACCGTGTGGGGTTGAAAGTGAAAATGTTCCAACATTGATACGGACGAAGAAGTCTTTTAAGCACAGAGAACGTGCCTCGACAGGGAGCATGTATGATTGTGATCTCAGCGAGACATTCTCAGATTCTTCAGGTGAATATTCATCTAATGTTTGTGAGGATGCTGCCTCATTAAAAAGCTTTGGATCTCAGGCTGGTTGTGGAGAGATATTTGCTGATGAGGAATGTCTTATATCCCTTGATCATGACAAAGCTACATGTGAACCTCAGAGACAAAGTCCTACTGTTACAGGCTTCCAGGGAGGTAAAGAGTGTCTTGCCTCACCAGCTCACCTCCTGGACATGTTTGGAGTGTGGGAAACCTTAAATGGAACTATACTCTTTGGACAAAGTTCAAGATCATCAGGAAATGCAACAGAAACCACAACACCTACTGCAAAATCTCCTTCCACAACTAAGCCTGGAAATGTCTCAACAAATCCACCCAGACCTGTAGAGTCAAAGATTGGGGAACCGAATACTGAATTGATAATCCCAAAAAGTGACAACCAAGAGAACTTTAGTGATGAGGGATACTGTGATTATTTTTCTCCTGGTTTTGAGGACCACAGCAAAGGCTCCCTCACCCCAGATCACTCCAACAAGTTCCCTAGTGACACTTGCAGTGGAGATGCTCTTTACGAACTGTTCTACGACCCCAGTGATGCAGAGATAACCCCTATCTTTGATAATGAGATAGATCTTACAGACAGCATTGTTGGCCAATGCAGTGACCTTCCATTATCCATGTACAGCTTCCATGTTGGAGCAGAGGAGAATCTTGCCCCACCTTTGGCTAGAGACTTCATTGGCCAAGAGCTTGTGCAGAGTAAATGGATGGGGAAGGATTGTTTACTAAAGCTTTGTGACACAGAGATATCTCTGGCTATGGGTATGGTTAACTGGCTGAAGCAGAGGACAGACAAAAGCAACCCAATGGAACTGAGGTCTTCACAAACTAGCAGTGCGGAAACAGGCGATGTATGTCTGAGATGCAAAACCCAGTCAGTGGGGGTTAGAAAACCACCAAGAAAAGTCCCTCCGAGAACTGGTAATAGTAGAGAATATATGCTTAATGTCACAGAGAAAGACTCAACCCAGCAAGGCTTTGTTGTTCCCTTAATAGATTTTCCCTCACAATTTGATGTTAACACAGTGATGTCAACATTGGCCTCTCCAGAGAGCCTACCCAAATCCCCAACGAGTGGTGCGTGTTTCAGAATATTCAATATCGACTCCCCAATGACCCCAAGTGGAGATTTGCAGTCTCCTGTGGTAAGCTCACCTGGCTCTGGCACAAGATCTTTGTTTGTGCTGGCCATAAATAAGGAATCTCTTTGTGAATCTTGCAGGAGCTCCCTAAGAACTGGAGATAAAGATCTGTACCTGTGCCGTACTTGTATATCCCTCATTGAGCACATCAAGACTTCAGACCTGTGGGCCTGTGCCAGCCTTCCTCAGTCCAAGACACTAATTCCACAGCCAGTAACTAGAGATCATCTATCCCCAGCCAGCACCTGCGGGATAGACAGTGATATCAGCATAGCTTCTCTTGTTGAGAAGTGTGCTTGTCAGTTGTCTTCTATAAAGATTAACTTCACTCAAAAGCCCTTACGCTGTGAAAAAAGAGGTGTCCTTGAACCTGAGCAATGGGTTAAATGGAACAAAGAACAATCACATAAATACCTAAAGTCAAAGCACAAGAAAAGACTAATGGCAACTACAGAGAAACGCTTGCATGCTAGACATTGCTTGAGGATGTCCAGTCTCTCTGAGGATGTTCATAAACCTTCTCATTTGGAGACTGAGGGACTAGGCTTTGACACTACTAATGGTTCAGATGATTTGGTGTTGGAAACTTACAGTTCATGCACCGACATAGACACATCTCAAGCTACTTGGCCTACTTGTCTTCCTCTCATGGCCTCTACCTTGTCTGAGTTTTCTTGCAGAGAGGATCACCATATTCACCATTTGAATAAGATGGAAGATGGAAACCCAGCCAAAAAGAAGCATAGATTACGCCATCACAGGAAGTCTGCTGTGAATAGTGAGGAGTCATTTGTTTTCTCGAGGGAGAAGAAGGTAGAATGCAGATTCAGAATGAAGAAGTAA